TTCCACGCGCTCAGCCCGGTGCTCACCGCCCTGCTGGCCGCCGCGCTGCTGGGTGAGCGGGTCACGCCGCTGCAGGTCGGCGGCTTCGTCGTCGGCGTGCTCGGGGTGCTCCTGGTGCTCGGCGCCGACCTCGGCCTCGCGGGCGGACCGGTCGCCGTGGCGGTCGGCTGCCTCAGCATGCTCACCCTGAGCCTGGGCACGCTCGGGCAGCGCTGGATCGGCGCGCAGCCCGACCTGCTGTGGTCGGCGGCCGTGCAGTTCGCGGTGTCGGCTCCCCCGCTGCTGGTCCTGGGCTGGCTCACCGAGGGTGCATGGCCGGTCACCGACACCCGCCAGGCCCTGGGGTCGGTGCTGTTCCTCGCCGTCGTGAACTCGATCGTCGGCCTGGTCCTGTTGTCCCTGCTGGTGCTCCGCGGCGGGTCGGGCGCCGCGGCCAGCCTGTTCTTCCTGAGCCCACCCGTGACCGCGGTGCTCGCCTGGCTGGTCCTGGACGAGACGCTCAGCGT
This region of Nocardioides palaemonis genomic DNA includes:
- a CDS encoding DMT family transporter, which codes for MTPRTATTHLPLVPAVAFVLVWSSGYISGPAAVHAAAPFTVLGWRFVLAAVIGATLARLLRRPPRMDRAVLGRVAAVGFVMNAVQFGLMYVAFDLGLGATLASLFHALSPVLTALLAAALLGERVTPLQVGGFVVGVLGVLLVLGADLGLAGGPVAVAVGCLSMLTLSLGTLGQRWIGAQPDLLWSAAVQFAVSAPPLLVLGWLTEGAWPVTDTRQALGSVLFLAVVNSIVGLVLLSLLVLRGGSGAAASLFFLSPPVTAVLAWLVLDETLSVTQLVGLVVAVVGVGAATRTRRAPVPVAAQDVGTQ